The window CAAGTCAAGTTAGCAGTTCACAAAAAGAGAGGTAAGTTATGGTGCTTATTTTGTTATCTTTTTCTCATCTGATCTTATCCATGCTATATCACATTTCTGGAAAAGTGGTACAGGTAGATTACTGTATAATGcttccttctttctttccttttgaCAATATCTCCATTATTCTTTCAAATTTACATGATAACTAGGAACCCCAATGGCCCTTAAATTCTTTCTACGAGACGACACATCTCTACTGTCATTTCTGAGGGAATATAACCTGTCTTTGGCCTTCTGCACCCACCCCTCACTTACTTCAGCTTTCGGCATCGCATTCTCCACTCCAACTCACTATGTGTTCGCCCAGCAACCTTGCCTTTATGGAGACCTCTATGATGTAATCGTTCCTGAGGTTGGTAAAAGTTTGACATTGGTTTCATGCCTCTTAAtcaggggtcaccaaacttggtactgGAGAGCctatgtcctgcagagtttagctccaactttccTCAACACACCTGCTAGGTATATTCTAGTCTGTTTAgttagaccttgattagctggttcaggtgtgtttaattagggttggagctaaactctgcaggacaccggccctccaggtgACCCCTGCTCTTAATGATGACTGCccctagagcagtggttctcaatcctggtcctgggggacccctgctctgcacattttgcatgtctctcttatttaacacacctgattgagatcttcagcttgttagttcagttcatggatctctctcctaatgagctgatctcaatcaggtgcgttaaataagggagacatgcaaaatgtgcagagcaggggtcccccaggaccaggattgagaaccactgccctagAGGATCAATATCCTACAGCAGGGGTGCCCTAcactgttcctggagatctaccttcctgcagagttcagttccaaccctgaCCTGATATTATtaagtgctccttcagatcccaattagctggttcagttgtgtttgatcagggttggagctgaactctgcaggatggtagatctccaggaatagGGATTGGCACCcctgtcctacagagtttagttccaacctgCCCCAGTACACTTGGTACACCATGGTTTCTAGTAATGcagaagaccttgattagctgaatcaggtgtgtttcaGTGGGactgaagctaaactctgcaggtttgtagccctccaggagcaggattacATGCCCCAATTTTGAATCAGTGGTTTCTGAGCCTGTACCCCCAGTATTGCAAATTTTGGATGTCTTCTTAATTaaatacacctgattcaactcaTTAGTAGAAACTTCAAGACTTGCCCTGCGTTCCATTCAGAAGGGCTCATACCTATGCCCTAATCTCTTCAAAGGGTTTACCCTCCGGAGTGAGAGCTTTGAAGGGTGTAGGTAGGGGACCAACCAACTTTGTCCATCAGTTGTACCCTTAGAAATTCTTCATTCCGAAGGGCCCTTTGAAGATCCTTTAATATGGTTGTCATGATTGTTTTCACTCTGAAGTTCCCTTCGGAGGGCGATATATCCCATTTGAAACACACCACTGAAATTATTGTGTTGTAGATGAAGAATGGGAAatttcggtcctggagggccactgtcctgcagagtttagctttaacccaaatcaaacacacctgaacaagctaatcaaggtcgtCAAGATCACTAGAAGGCTACAGGCAGGTATTGAAACTTAACTCTGCAAGACAGTGGCCCTTCAGGACTGATGTTGTCCATTCCTGCGTTGTATTATGGAGAAATCCAAAATGCGTATTGTTGGGTACCAGGGTTGGAAACCACTGGTTTAGATGGAGTGAACAATGAAAGGACAGAAAAAAACTTATTGTAAATAACAGGTACAATATTTGTTTGCAGTGACAGGTTGATGCAAGCTCTGTACATTGATTagtgcaggggtgcccaaactcagtcctggagggccggtgtcctgcagattTTAGCTCCAGCTTGCCTCAACATACCTGTCTATAAGTTTCTAGCATGCTTAGTAAGAGTTTAattaactggttcaggtgtgCCTAAttggggttgaagctaaactctgcaagacatCGGCCCTCCTAGACCGAGTTTGGACACTCCTAGATTAGTGCCTAAATCAGGGGTGTCCCTCCAATCCTGCTCCTGTGCTGGCAAAATCCTGCAGAGTACCTTAAATTctaataaaacaaacctgaaccAGTTAACAGGGTCTTCAGAATTACTAGAAACTTTCAAGCAAATGTGTTTGGGCAGGTTGGACCTAAACTCCAGGTGCTCCAGGAGCAGGACTGGACAAGTGGTAAACTGATTACTTAATTGCAGGTTGGTCTGGAAGAGAGCTGTGCCCAGGGAGTGGCTTCCCAGATCAGCGGTGCCCTCTCTCACCTCCATTCTTATGGCTTTGTTCATCGTGATGTCAAACCAGAGAACATCTTCCTATGCGACCGTGAGTGCCGCTGGGTCAGGCTTGGTGATTTTGGCATGGTGAAGGCTGCAGGTACCAGAGTACCATGCGTGTGGTACAGCTCCGCTTACTGCACGCCTGAGGCTGAGATGGCAAAGAAGAGCGAAGAGATTGATTCAGGCACCTTGGAGGTGGACAACAATGGGAACAAGCAAAACGGAAACTCTGGAAAGACTCAAAGGATGCTGGTGTCTGTGGATCCCAGTACAGACAGCTGGGCGTTAGGCATTCTAATCTACGCCATGCTCATGGGGAGCCTTCCATGGTCTGAGACGGTTTCAGACAACACTGCATATAAAAGCTATTTACAGTGGACCAAATGGGAAGGTTCAACATCACAAGAGAGAGCATCAGATCAGCCTAAAAACTTCAACCAGGTGGCACCGAAGTTTGCAGCGTTCACCCCTCTTGCGGCTTGTCTTCTTAGGTCCCTGCTCCATCCACAGTCCAGGCTTCGTGGCAGGCCAAATGAGGTGGAAAAGTATCTGGGAGGAGCTTGGCTATTGGACAAGGATGTCAGTGGGTGATGCATCATGATTGTCGGTTCACTCCATGGTGGGAACAATGATTATAACCTGTTATTCTGATGGTAGTTTTAATCATACGCCAGCTGTTTAATATGCTACATATAAGCATTAGTTGAGAGGTTGTTTTCCCAACTGACCACTATAGATCTTAGCTGTAAACACTAAGGGCCAGAtctactaaacagggcaaattagcgtaAGAGCGCTAAAAACAAAGTCCTGCGGTTGATCTAAAGACAATGTGCACATTACAGAACACAGACACAGCCAGATCTTTTCCCAATGACCaacgcaatctaccaagagcagtgcGAATTAGCATCTAGTTTGAGACATGCTTTTTTTGGGTGTTAAATTACACAAATACCAGTAAACTGACAAGCGTGAACCTTAGTAAATAGTGTTGTATGTTTCAGAAGAGTTGTTAAGGGTTATGTAACTGAAAAGGGGTACAAAAAGAATTTCTAAAAACTTGGGCCTCATCCACAGTCCAGCACCGTTACTACACATTTCAAAACAATGTGCGTCCTACAAAGATCAGTGTAAggctacactatggaatccttacTGGGAATATTAGAGTGACAGCTAAAGATCTGCAGGCATCTTAATAACATCTGTGTTTATCAAGTCCAAATAAAATTGCTGCCATCTCCACTTTCCAAAGTCCATCTGGAATTTCTACTGTACAGCTATACGTGTACCTGTGGAATAGAAGTTCTTGAAGAACTTGTTTGCTGCACAGTTTATGGTGGGACAAAAACCCAGACAAAGTCCATTTATGGCAAATCAGTTcacttggcagccatcttgagcAGCTATTTTCTATTTTCATGTATGCGCAACTATGATGCCATCAAAATCTAACAACAATGGTATCAAAaatcaggcttttttttttttttttgattactaTCCGTGGTTAGTCTCTTGCTCCTTATAGTGTCTCTGAAACACACACTGAATAGCAACACCAAAACTTCACCCAACTTTCAAGCCGGCATGAAATAGAAATTGCTATAATCTCTTCTCTACTTTGATATATCCAAGTAAAATGGCTTCTCAAACAAAACTTGGGACTTGATTTTGTTCATAGGGAATTTGTTTGGATCACTGTTTGCTGAATGCTGCAATCTCATGTGAGTGACAGGTGGACGGGATGGATAACCGCCTTAATGTTGGTGCACACATCAGAGAAAAGACGTTGTGAGACCAAGTtaatatatttgattaaatattacaagggcacatttataataaattttacaatattttacgcATACATAATGAAGCAGGATTTCCTATCTAGGGGATCTCATCTTGACCTAGAGGTACATGgtggaaattatagaaatgtcaatgtcaaataaataaaataaaaaaagtttcaaaatgtAACAGTTTGCTGTGTTCTACCATACAAAAATGAATCATTAAATATCTATTTTCAACTGTAACTatgtttatatacatatttttgtaTTTGCTTAACGTCATAAAGACTGGAATGTTCACTCCAGTCTTAAAAACATATTATGCTTTTAACAACTTACAGTATGCTCATGAAATGTCATCTTCACGTGGAGCACTTGTGAGCGTAAGAGTAAGAAGGAGCACATCTCTCAAGTTTCAGCAGAAGACATGCagacacatacaaacactcagaCACTATGTGTCCTAGGTTTAAAAATAACCCTCAGACCATTAATAAAACTCTTTCAGCCATCATCACCTCTGTCAGACGCACACTTGAAATCACATACACATCCATGGGCAAACACACGCGGTCTTCACCGATCTTTATCCTTAAGTGTCTCACACTTCTGCATTCAAACCTGTCTCTCCATTCAACAACactgtacacacatacacacacacaaagtgtGAAGTTACATGTAACGGATAGGTCTTTGGCTTGTATTTAGACTCCTTCAACTGATCCATGAAAACATAACATTGTAAATTATAGAGTAAATATGACAACCGTATTTGCAAAATACattgaattaaaataattttgtattaCGTCTGGactataaaataagaataaataacaTATAATATACAAATGAAGACCACCTGACTTTCCAAAACGTAAAAAAAGCATAATGAAAACATAGCTTATAATGAAAAAATAGCAAATATTTTTACAAGAAACTAAATTAATACAATCTAGGCTGCTAAATTAAGATATCAAAAAGTACTAGTGTCAGATTTTGCCCTTTCAGTCTGAAGTTATTTAGGCACCTTGTTAAGAGATTAACAGCTGAAATAGCTCATTACATTAAGGGAGAAGATCCACGAAGATCATTTGACAAGCCTGCTAACTATTCCAGCCACTGTATGTATGACCTTTCATTTGATATACtatattaaaacacatttatgtGCAATTATGCAAGTGTTAAAGTATGCTGTCATCTTGCATATGTTAATTTGTAAGTAAATGTGCATGAGAGAAATTTCTGTCTATAAATTTGATTAATTTATAGCACTGAAAAGTCCGAAATACCAGCTTTTTGTTTGTAAAGTTTCTTTAGTTCAGaaaatgaaatgttttaattGGATATGAAATTTCTATTCATTTGAATTACATAGTTTTAACAAACTACAAAATTTAATATGATGCCTATTGTCAtacatacagttaaggtcaaaagtttacatagaccttgcagaatctgcaaaaatgttaagtattttaccaaagtaagagggatcatacaaaatgcatgttattttttatttagtactgccctgaataagatatttttacataaaagacatttacatatgtgaccctggaccacaaaaccagtcttaagtcgctggggtatatttatagcaatagccaaaaatacattgtatgggtcaaaatgattgatttttcttttatgtcaaaaatcattaggaaattaagtaaagatcatgttccattaagattttttgtaaaatttcttctgtaaacctatccaaaagtaatttttgattagtaatatgcattgttaagcacttaatttggagaactttaaaggtgattttctcagtattttgatttttttgcacccttagatttcagattttcaaatagatgtatctcggccaaatattgtcctatcctaacaaaccatacatcaatagaaagcttatttattgagcttccatgtgatgtatatatctcagttttgtcaaatttaaccttatgactggttttgtggtccagggtcacatatagtccacaagagaaaataaccctgttcaaaagtttacatacacttgattcctaatactgtgttgttacctaaatgatccacagctgttttttttgtttgtttagtgatagttgttcatgagtaccttgtttttcctgaacagttaaactatccgctgttcttcataaaaatcattcaggttccacaaatttggtttttcagcatttttgtgtatttgaaccctttccaacaatgactgtatgagtttgagatccatcttttaacactgaggacaactaagagactTATATggaactactacagaaggtttaaacgctcgctgatgctccagaaagaaaaaatatgcattaagagccaggggtgtaaacttttgaacagaatgaagatgtgtaaatttttcttattttgcctaatgtAAAAACAATTtcacttagtactgcccttcagaagctacagaagaaacttacgtttcccagaagacaaaatcagttaaacttaccctgatcttcaaaataaaaaagtttgaAGAATGATATTTACGTAACATTTCTAATAAAATTAATATGTAACCGGGTTTACACATTTAACTAAATAACTCAATTTAATTATATGTAACCTAATCTTATACATTAACTAAATATTACATGTCTACAGCTTGCCATATTTAAATCATGTTCATActtgttaattaaatttaatatcacttttaatattaatattaatacttaATAATCAACTATGGCATGATAATTTGTCAGTGCCCTATTAGAAATTATctgaaatgtaattattattaatgatttagtttttttttttttttttaattaaacaccaCATTTCCATACATGATTACTTTCCTACTATACAGCATGTGAAATGTGATCAGGGATGAATTCAGAATAGCATACTTCTCTCACTGCCATAAAAAATACTGCATGGAAAACAGTATACTCTTCTGAATTTTAGTCAAGATCTCATGATAGCACATGTTTGATCAGGCACTGAGGAATGGAGATCGGCACCAGTCACCAGCAAACCTAACAGCCATTTACAGCCAGATTGTCTCCAGTGTCTCCGATTGGCTACTTTATGATTGCACCTTTAATTCCTAACCACATTGTATTCACATTAGCAGGATAAATGTGTTTGAAAGAGAGAAAGATCAAGTCCACAATCTGTCAGTGAGACATGTTGACAGGGTGGTGCCGAATAACTCGCGTGTTGACGCGTCACTGACACATTCAGATTTCTGAACGAGGACCGATTCAAACTTGCATCAACGAGTGAACAGCTGATCCCCAAATATGCTCCCGGTTTATTAGCCAAGAACATTTCCTTGCAACGTTCCGAAACAAATCGTAACACTGTATCCTAACTTGCCACTACCACAATGAGGGGGACAGGACATTGCGTTCATTGCTTGGTTTCCATTTCTGCACTACAGCACTAAGGCTCTGACCATTTTGAAATCCCACTGATTCAAAATCTCACTTCACATACAgtaattaaacattaaaacaaacaGCTTTCCTAATAATGAAGACTCTACCATcattactcattctcatgttgttccaaagtgaAGTAAAATGATGAATAATGTACAGGCCACTCTTTTCCACACAATGAAAGTGTAATTATACAATGTATTTCAAATGTTCTAAAGCTATGATAGTTTTATATGAAAAACAGACCAAATTGTTAGTCATTATTCATGACTTGGTTcttgatttggtcagttacccagaagCGCGGCCATACGCCATATgctgatactcagatgtaaacaacagcatggattgcacagttaatgtactactaaatacgttgttctgctaagttatgctgtctaaaccatgggggaaaatatgtgtggaagctgctaaatcatatagagaagaacttAGTAAACGGTAAAggccgcaatattttgacaaactaaagttaatagttggtaaagacacatacgagcagtattaattaagatattagcctaatatttcacctacctgactggaaatgataagaacaaacatgaatgttatcaagattcttgccctggaaatcctggtgtaatttggccaaccacaaatgccttttgttcctcagacagttttttgcactcttctccttgatttgtctatagtactccaaatgtttttcctggtccgaccgattagtacagcctaaaacaagacaataattgactattttcagcagcaataatcagcaaaatatgcatgtttatgttcagtgccgcctAAGTGGGCGATTGATGCCACATCATGAAAACACTCCATTACATTAAATGATAATCCATACACTCAGTCATTTTGAAAAGAAATTGAGTACAACCATTTTAATCTGGTGAAAGTGTATATACAACAGCTGGAAAATGATGTACCTATTAAAAGTCTCAGGTCTTGGTTTCACTCATAAATTGTATATTATCTATGAAAATCAACAACTGAAGCAGGATCCAATTGCACGGTTAAAAAAATCTCCAAACCCATTAAAAGCTGTCCAGTTCAAAGTTTAAAACTAATCCATTTAATTATGTTAACAAGGTAAATCCATAACCCAGTGAAAAGAGTCAAAGGTACAGGCAAACATTTGTAAGAATGAACGACTAAGCCAAACAAAGTGATGCTTTGAACAAACTTGCTTACAAAGATTAAAGGAACTAAAGGGGATTAAGTCACCACAGACAAGTAGCAGGTGTGCATGTTTTATCAAAATACTCAGCACTATAGTGTAACAGAGACGTTTGGTGGCCAAACTGAGAAGTACATGCTGTTAGAGTAACAGTATTCTTGCGCAATCAATCAAAGCAGCTGAGCTTGGAAAAGTCTGCAAAAAGGAAGTGTGCAAGATGTTATCTAACTAGATATAGACTAATGAACGGAAACAGATGTGAGACCCAGCTGCATGGCCTAAGGTTGTCTGCTGTAAAAATCAATCTTAAGCTGGTAGCAGTATTTAGCTGGTTTCTAGCTGGTCTAACCTGGCTATTAGAGGACCAGCCACGATCCCTAAAGCACCTTGAACTGTGAGCTTATGTTTTTGTCTAATATCGTCCATCTTATACCAGCTACCATCCACCACATTTACCAGCCTAAACTTGCTTTTCCAGCAAAAAATTGATAAACACAAAAATCACTTGAGACTTACAAACCATCTGTTTGTGGTGGTGATTTTATTTACTTAACTTAAACCAAATCTAGTAGCTTTCACGAATTAAGTGGTATTCCCTAAGTAATTAAAAAGCCATTCTCCGTTATGAATTAAGTTTTTTGACTATATTAGGATATTAGCAAATTAAAGGTTAACTCAAAAGTTCACTTACCTCGACTATGTCGTTccatataaaacaatttaaaggTGAACATAGGAAATGCGTTTACTTGTGCCATACAATTGTGATTTGATATTAAATGCGAGATACTAAATCCCTTCACAAACTCCCGCTAGCGAATTAGTCAAATATGTTAAAGGAGATGCTAATAAATGCAAATTACTGTGTATTTGAGGGGGGCCACAAAGACGTTTACGGCTAGAACAATCGTCTATATCATGGTAAACACGTTTAACACgtctaactaaaataaaattagtctttagttattgttacaattgtaAGACCATAATACAATAAACAGAGTActtttcagaatattactgtagTAACAATAACtggtccctgctgaaaaaaaacaactaaaaccagcctaggctggttgtctgatcttagctggtttatgctggaaatagctggttttagctggttttagctggtggtctcccagcctgaccacgCTGGGAacatggccaaaacccctctaaaactagcctactgaccagctaaaaccaggctggttaacCAGCTAAAACTGTTTTTTTCAATTCTCAAACTTTAGCACGAAAACATTATTCATAACGTCTAGTAAACGTTAACATTTACTAGTTTCAGATGGttcagaaaacattaaaaagtaactttcctaTATTGATAAAACGCTCCCTCAATGTTTTTTCTAACATTCACATAACCAAgcaaacacatttttaaatatttaatacaaaaataacgcTATCATATTTTAAGTGAAACGTTCCCtgctgaaaataaaaaaacagctaaaaccagcctaggctgattggctagttttagctggtcaaccaggctgcttttagctggtaatagctggtcagcaggctggttttagaggagttttggccacttttccatcctgggagaccaccagctaaaaccagcctgaccagccaggCTGAGACAGTCCTCGCTGCAGCCTGTAGCGCGATGACGTAgctggatcaggtccaatacgtaCTGGATGATGTAACGCGCATGCGCGGTGGTTTGTTTGGCTGATATTTCAATATAAACAGTCACATGAGTGAAAACAGCTTGATCTGACAGCTATGATCAGTTTGTATATTGAATCtaatgtttaatgttgtttttccCCATATATACATGCCCTGCTGATACTGGGTTCTGATTCAATTTGCTGATCAATGTAGAAAAATGAGTATAGCCATTAAAGAAGGAACTCTTACCAGTCAAAATATCATTAAGCACACTCTTTTTTATGACATCTGACAAGATTATTAGTGCTGTCATTATTTTTCCATTTCCTTTGAATGTGTACTGgtatttcaagtattttacatACCTTATTGTATTGTAACTTTAGGATTAAAATGACTGTTAAGAATTCCCAGGAGGTCACATGACAGTCAGCCATGGGTGGAGCTAAGTCTCCTCAGGTGCACTAATTAGTATTTAGCTGCTGTTGTTTGAAGTGTGTGCAACATGCTGCTGAAGCTAACATTGCCTTTCCTTCTCCACAAAGAGAGCTTCTTTTAGAGTTGATGTGTTCCTGACTTTAACCATACAACTCTGTGTCATGCCACCCTGGCTTGAATCTTATGCCTCTAATGTTGAATAAAATGCATGGACTGAGTACTGGATTCATCTGTGTTTTAATGGACACACCATCCTGGTAGCACATTCCTCAACCAACCCTAAACCCTTTGCAAATTTACaatgacatatttttaaaattacacaTACAATTTTTGCTTCCACTCAACAATAAATATGACCTGATTAAAATGGCTTCATTTTAATGTTGTATGtacactcactgaaaataatacttgacaaagatattatgcttttaatccattaaatttaaattaaaaagctttaaagttatgcaatttaaattaaaactttaaaatgttaacattttgCATGTGTAGAGAGCATCACATCACAACTTAAGCATCACATTTGTGTAAATTAATATTCATCACTATTAGTACACAGGTTAGAATATCATCACAATACAATATTGTACCTCTAAACCAGCGCATTCTTCAGAGTTCGCTACTGCGCATGTGATTAAGACGTCGGCAAAACAAACCACCGCGCACGCGCCTAACAACATTCATTATCAAAAAGTTCAAATTAAcgaatattttatcattaaccTACTATTACTACTTGCAAAATTTCATATTCACCGCTGCAAATTCACTCAACAAaatcctttatttattatttttaaaaaagaggtTCAACAGTATCCAAACTATTATCCAATcttaaactgtcaatttgtttaatctttttaatttatattgttaaaggttttgttttctatttattttatttttttaattgtattatatacatgtataatgctgacatttttgtacttttgtgctttgtaccttggcaaaaaaaaaaaaaacgtccagtGCATATTGGACCTGTTCCATCTACGTCATCGCGCTGCAGCCTGCAGCAAGGACctcttggccaggctgggagaccagctaaaaccagctacttccagcctaaaccagctaagaccagccaaggctggttttagctggggtttttttttttcagaaggggcATTTTGACGATAACCTTTTTGTAAGGTTAACAAAGCAGCGAACATACCTGGTGTATTTGGAGTCAAACGGGTTTGATATCAATTAGATCAAAAGATAACTCATACATTTGATATTTCAAATCCTAATGTAAATAACTTTGGTCCTCCATAACAGTAATATGACAGCATTTGATTTACCGCACTTAAATTATTTTTCAAAGACTGTAAGAGCAAATGCTAATATTTTTGAGAATCATATTCCATagagattattttatttaaaacaatcaaTGAAGCAACAAGTGATTTAGTTCttctgtatattttatttttgtttaacacGTAAATGACTATCTGTAAGTCAAGTAAATGACAATATGGATATGTAATGAATATCTAGACAATCCCTTTATTTGAGGGACATAATTTTTCTACATGGTGGCcttcaatatttttgtatatttatactGTACAGATTTGATATATTCTTATGATATACAAGGTGTTCAGCTCTTAACATATCCAGGCCTCTCCACTTTCAATCAAAATCTTTGCCTTTTTTTAAACACTCAAACACACGTATGTTCACTCCTCCAAAGACAAACACATACAGGTCATGACAACATAATGGACACAACTAACACCTTATGGATAAATGTAAAGATACCGAAACAATCTTCAAAACAGTACCATAAAGTTTTACATATAACACCCCTGGGATGTTCCTCTCTCTTTTATACAATCTTTTTCATAATTTCGTTTGGTTGATTTGTTTCATATGAGTAACAGAATTCCTAATAGCCTATTTCTCGCCTCTGTGCTCTGCTAAGATTAGCAGCTTTACATACAGCTTGTTTCTAATTTTCCATACAAGTATGCAGTATCTTTTAATTGCAGTAGTTTTGATGGAGGAATGGGAACAATAATGGAACAAAGGAGGATAAAACTTATTCAGAACTGGACCCAGTTCCCAGAAGAGGGTTCTTGGCGTGGTGCTGGAGGAGGAACAGAGCTAAAAggaaaaaagacattaaaaaatacATGATTCTAATACCATCTTTTACACAACTATACAAGACCAGTTTTATGAAAATATTAAGTGATCAGTTATAGTACAAGAACATATTCAATGGTCAAGAATCAAGGTCACAAATCATGTTACCTTGCAGAGCTAGAGAAGTCACCCCAT of the Garra rufa chromosome 17, GarRuf1.0, whole genome shotgun sequence genome contains:
- the LOC141290035 gene encoding serine/threonine-protein kinase SBK1 is translated as MTTAARLLDELCHLTAQSLESLEPLEHFQVIKLLGEGSYGQVKLAVHKKRGTPMALKFFLRDDTSLLSFLREYNLSLAFCTHPSLTSAFGIAFSTPTHYVFAQQPCLYGDLYDVIVPEVGLEESCAQGVASQISGALSHLHSYGFVHRDVKPENIFLCDRECRWVRLGDFGMVKAAGTRVPCVWYSSAYCTPEAEMAKKSEEIDSGTLEVDNNGNKQNGNSGKTQRMLVSVDPSTDSWALGILIYAMLMGSLPWSETVSDNTAYKSYLQWTKWEGSTSQERASDQPKNFNQVAPKFAAFTPLAACLLRSLLHPQSRLRGRPNEVEKYLGGAWLLDKDVSG